From a single Adhaeribacter swui genomic region:
- a CDS encoding GNAT family N-acetyltransferase — MFLTGEQIYLRPLEPHDLDFLYTLENDTSIWLVSNTTTPYARHVLQNYLDQATADIYTVKQLRLLICTQQHQAVGAIDLFDFEPTHQRAGIGIVISPSFRQQGFATEALNLMLHYCQEKLLLHQVFCSVISTNQNSVRLFKKAGFQMVGQRREWIRTASGWQDLIEFQKIFI; from the coding sequence ATGTTTTTAACCGGCGAACAAATTTACCTGCGACCTTTAGAACCCCACGATCTTGACTTTTTATATACTTTAGAGAACGATACTTCTATTTGGTTGGTAAGCAATACCACTACCCCGTATGCCAGGCACGTTTTACAAAACTATTTAGATCAAGCTACGGCAGATATTTACACTGTTAAACAGCTTCGTTTACTTATCTGCACGCAACAACACCAGGCGGTGGGCGCTATAGATTTATTTGATTTTGAGCCTACCCACCAACGGGCCGGCATTGGTATTGTAATTTCCCCCTCTTTCCGGCAACAGGGCTTTGCTACCGAAGCATTAAATTTAATGTTGCATTATTGCCAGGAAAAACTTTTGCTGCACCAGGTATTTTGTTCCGTAATTAGTACCAACCAGAACAGTGTACGTTTATTTAAAAAAGCCGGATTTCAGATGGTAGGCCAGCGACGGGAGTGGATTAGAACCGCGTCGGGTTGGCAAGATCTAATAGAATTTCAAAAAATCTTTATTTAA
- a CDS encoding glycosyltransferase family 1 protein: protein MLKSDHTSSLTPEAKNQTINLKSTAPTATDNLESFIQAMPDVVCLSHLRWDFVYQRPQHLLSRFAKHTRLFFFEEPYFYDGAKPRLEVSLRDPNVHIIVAHLPHGLTPQESDAIQIELVNNFIKEQQLNRFIAWYYTPMALEVYGHLQPALTVYDCMDELSAFKGASPRLRELEVDLFKKADLVFTGGHSIYESKRTQHPDVYAFPSSIDKAHFAQARTGMPEPEDQKNIPHPRFGFYGVVDERFDIELLREVAALRPDWHWVIIGPVVKIDPAILPQAENIHYLGGKDYKELPAYLSTWDVATMPFAINESTKFISPTKTPEYLAGGKPVVSTPIRDVIRPYGDQNLVHIASTAQEFVTALEKALQQREDKQWLAETDAFLANISWDHTWQNMVSLIQIALTEKTK, encoded by the coding sequence ATGCTAAAATCTGACCACACCAGTTCTTTGACTCCTGAAGCAAAAAACCAAACTATTAACCTTAAGTCTACTGCGCCTACAGCTACAGATAACCTAGAGTCCTTTATTCAAGCAATGCCCGATGTTGTTTGTTTATCGCATTTGCGTTGGGATTTTGTGTATCAACGGCCACAACATTTGCTTTCGCGTTTTGCAAAACACACCCGGTTGTTCTTTTTTGAAGAACCTTATTTTTACGATGGCGCGAAACCCCGTTTAGAAGTAAGTCTTCGCGACCCGAATGTACACATTATAGTAGCGCACTTGCCGCATGGTTTAACGCCGCAGGAGTCTGACGCTATTCAAATAGAGTTAGTAAACAATTTTATTAAAGAGCAGCAACTTAATCGTTTTATTGCCTGGTATTACACGCCTATGGCTTTAGAAGTATATGGCCATTTGCAACCAGCCTTAACCGTATATGACTGCATGGATGAGTTATCGGCTTTTAAAGGCGCTTCGCCACGTTTGCGCGAGCTGGAAGTAGATTTATTTAAAAAAGCTGACCTGGTATTTACTGGTGGCCATAGCATTTACGAATCTAAACGGACACAGCACCCGGATGTATATGCTTTCCCGAGCAGCATCGATAAAGCCCATTTTGCGCAAGCGCGCACCGGTATGCCGGAACCAGAAGATCAGAAAAATATTCCGCATCCGCGATTTGGTTTTTATGGGGTAGTAGATGAGCGCTTTGATATTGAACTGTTGCGCGAAGTTGCTGCCTTACGCCCGGATTGGCACTGGGTAATTATTGGTCCGGTAGTAAAAATAGATCCGGCCATTTTGCCACAGGCAGAGAATATCCATTATTTAGGCGGAAAAGATTACAAAGAACTACCCGCCTATTTAAGCACCTGGGATGTAGCCACCATGCCTTTTGCCATTAATGAATCAACCAAGTTTATCAGCCCAACTAAAACTCCGGAATATTTAGCAGGTGGCAAACCCGTAGTTTCTACTCCCATACGGGATGTTATCCGGCCCTATGGCGATCAGAACTTAGTACACATTGCTTCTACTGCCCAAGAGTTTGTAACTGCCCTGGAGAAGGCCTTACAACAACGGGAAGATAAACAATGGTTAGCCGAAACAGATGCCTTTTTAGCCAATATATCCTGGGATCATACCTGGCAAAACATGGTAAGCCTTATTCAGATTGCCTTAACCGAAAAAACAAAGTAA
- the glf gene encoding UDP-galactopyranose mutase encodes MFDYLIVGAGFAGSVLAERLATRSNKKVLIIDKRPHIAGNAFDHYNEEGVLVHKYGPHIFHTNSKDVFDYLSQFTEWRSYEHRVLASVDGQLVPMPINLDTINKLYGLNLTSFELEDWFESVAEQVPVIRTSEDVVVSKVGRELYEKFFRNYTRKQWGMDPSELDKSVTSRVPTRTNRDNRYFTDTYQAMPLNGFTAMFEKMLAHPNIKIMLNTDYKEIIDVIPFKEMIFTGPVDEYFDYKFGKLPYRSLDFKHETLNTETFLPTAVVNYPNEHAYTRITEFKYLTGQKHPKTSVVYEYPQADGDPYYPVPRPENAELYNKYKKLADQTPNVHFVGRLATYKYYNMDQVVAQALTLYKKLTEKTEEDKAIAEIEKIVIKGKSLNGSAIKISSKNGNH; translated from the coding sequence ATGTTCGACTATCTTATTGTTGGAGCTGGCTTTGCCGGAAGTGTATTGGCCGAACGCCTTGCTACCCGTTCTAATAAAAAAGTATTAATCATTGATAAAAGACCGCATATTGCTGGCAACGCCTTCGATCATTACAACGAAGAAGGAGTTCTGGTACATAAATACGGCCCGCACATTTTTCACACGAATTCAAAAGATGTTTTTGACTATTTATCGCAGTTTACTGAATGGCGTTCGTATGAGCACCGCGTATTAGCCAGCGTAGATGGTCAGTTAGTACCAATGCCCATTAACCTGGATACTATTAATAAATTATACGGCTTAAATCTTACTTCTTTTGAATTAGAAGATTGGTTTGAGTCGGTAGCAGAGCAAGTGCCCGTAATACGCACCTCCGAAGACGTGGTAGTAAGCAAAGTTGGCCGCGAGTTATACGAAAAATTCTTCCGGAATTATACCCGCAAGCAGTGGGGCATGGATCCATCGGAATTAGATAAGTCCGTAACATCGCGGGTACCAACCCGCACCAATCGCGATAACCGTTATTTTACCGATACCTATCAGGCTATGCCATTAAATGGCTTTACGGCTATGTTCGAGAAAATGCTGGCGCATCCCAATATTAAAATTATGCTCAACACGGATTACAAAGAAATTATTGATGTAATTCCATTTAAAGAAATGATTTTTACCGGGCCCGTAGACGAGTATTTTGATTATAAATTTGGTAAACTACCTTACCGCTCGCTCGATTTTAAACACGAAACTTTAAACACCGAAACCTTCTTGCCAACGGCGGTAGTAAATTACCCGAACGAGCATGCTTATACCCGCATTACAGAGTTTAAATACTTAACCGGGCAAAAACATCCAAAAACCAGCGTAGTTTACGAATATCCGCAAGCCGATGGCGATCCGTACTACCCAGTACCGCGGCCCGAGAACGCGGAGTTGTATAATAAATACAAAAAATTAGCAGATCAAACCCCGAACGTACATTTTGTAGGGCGTTTAGCTACTTACAAATACTACAACATGGACCAAGTAGTGGCCCAGGCTTTAACGCTTTATAAAAAGTTAACCGAGAAAACCGAAGAAGATAAAGCTATTGCAGAAATTGAGAAGATCGTAATCAAAGGAAAATCCTTGAATGGATCTGCTATCAAAATCTCCAGTAAAAATGGCAATCATTGA
- a CDS encoding family 1 glycosylhydrolase, with product MAIIDLWGGIECSCNRVGEQFFDQLSRNGHRDRISDLDLFASLGIKKLRYPVLWEHVAPQSLDQPDWSWSDERLHRLQELRIEPILGLVHHGSGPAYTNLTNANFAPLLAQYAGMVAARYPWANYYTPVNEPLTTARFSGLYGLWYPHGTSDKEFIRALLNQLKGTKMAMQAIRQVNPNAQLIQTEDLGQTHSTSLLAYQAAFENERRWLSFDLLCGKVTPAHKLYKYLIKSGATPEELLEFEQTPLPPDIFGINHYITSERYLDEHLTLFPLHTHGSNGRHKYADVEAVRVKGIERAGIKTLLQEVWQRYQAPIAITEAHLGCTREEQMRWFMEVWETATDLKNSGVNCLAVTAWALLGSYDWNSLLTRNNGFYENGIFDLRIGDQPWPTALVPMLQSLSNTGKYHHDVLQHKGWWDREERYAYSHGEKYIAKPTHKPILDKNQRPLLITGGTGTLAKAFARICRDRGLSYVSLTRKQLDIANPASVEAAISQYNPWAVINTAGYVRVDDAEKDPEKCYRENTKGPVILAEVCREKNIQFLTFSSDLVFDGEKAEPYTEEDTPTPRNVYGNSKALAESRILKILPDALIIRTSAFFSSWDRYNFVYFALKSFLQGAPFVAANDVKITATYVPDLVHTALDLLIDRANGIWHLTNQGSYTWAELARLVANVALLKNVVIQEQPVSVFHLPAYRPKNSVLQSSRIRLMPSIEDALHRCIPALMQELLKQKEVIDQDVDVLETEENLNRKLSG from the coding sequence ATGGCAATCATTGATTTATGGGGCGGAATTGAATGTAGTTGTAACCGGGTAGGAGAACAGTTCTTCGACCAGTTAAGCAGAAATGGTCACCGCGATCGGATTTCTGATCTCGACCTATTTGCTTCTTTAGGAATTAAAAAGTTACGCTATCCGGTGCTTTGGGAGCATGTGGCTCCGCAAAGCCTGGATCAGCCAGATTGGTCTTGGTCGGATGAACGGTTGCACCGCTTGCAGGAACTGCGCATTGAACCTATTTTGGGATTGGTACATCATGGTAGTGGTCCGGCTTACACCAATTTAACCAATGCTAATTTTGCCCCTTTATTAGCGCAATATGCCGGCATGGTAGCAGCACGCTATCCGTGGGCAAATTACTATACGCCCGTAAACGAGCCTCTTACTACGGCTCGTTTTAGCGGCTTATATGGGCTCTGGTATCCGCATGGCACCTCCGATAAAGAATTTATCCGGGCGTTGCTCAATCAGCTTAAGGGTACCAAAATGGCCATGCAGGCCATCCGACAAGTAAATCCGAACGCCCAATTAATACAAACCGAAGATTTAGGCCAAACCCATAGTACCAGTTTATTAGCTTACCAGGCTGCTTTTGAAAATGAACGCCGTTGGTTAAGTTTTGATTTGCTATGTGGTAAGGTTACTCCGGCGCATAAACTATATAAATATTTAATAAAATCCGGAGCAACTCCCGAGGAGTTACTAGAGTTTGAGCAAACGCCCTTACCGCCCGACATCTTTGGTATCAATCATTACATTACCAGCGAACGCTATTTAGACGAACACTTGACCTTGTTTCCGTTGCACACCCATGGCAGCAATGGCAGACATAAATACGCCGATGTAGAAGCCGTTCGGGTAAAAGGAATAGAGCGGGCCGGCATTAAAACCTTATTGCAGGAAGTTTGGCAACGCTACCAGGCTCCCATAGCTATAACCGAAGCGCATTTGGGATGCACCCGCGAAGAACAAATGCGTTGGTTTATGGAGGTTTGGGAAACAGCTACAGATTTAAAAAATTCCGGGGTAAACTGCCTGGCTGTTACTGCCTGGGCCTTACTGGGCTCTTACGACTGGAACTCATTACTTACCCGCAATAACGGCTTTTACGAAAACGGCATATTTGATTTACGGATTGGTGATCAGCCTTGGCCAACGGCTTTGGTTCCTATGCTGCAAAGCTTAAGTAATACGGGTAAGTATCACCACGATGTGTTACAACACAAAGGCTGGTGGGATCGGGAAGAACGTTATGCTTACTCGCATGGCGAAAAGTATATAGCCAAGCCTACGCACAAACCAATTCTGGATAAAAATCAACGCCCTTTACTCATTACCGGAGGTACTGGTACCCTGGCAAAAGCTTTTGCCCGAATTTGCCGGGATCGTGGATTATCTTATGTATCATTAACCCGGAAACAATTAGATATAGCCAACCCAGCATCGGTAGAAGCTGCTATTTCGCAGTATAATCCATGGGCAGTTATAAATACCGCAGGTTATGTTCGGGTAGATGATGCCGAAAAAGATCCGGAAAAATGCTACCGCGAGAACACCAAAGGTCCGGTTATTCTGGCAGAAGTCTGCCGGGAAAAGAACATTCAATTTTTAACTTTTTCTTCGGATTTGGTTTTTGACGGCGAAAAAGCAGAACCTTATACTGAAGAAGATACGCCTACCCCCCGGAATGTATACGGCAATAGCAAAGCCCTCGCCGAAAGTAGAATTTTAAAAATTTTGCCCGATGCTTTAATTATCAGAACCAGTGCCTTCTTCAGCAGTTGGGACCGCTATAATTTTGTTTATTTTGCTTTAAAATCGTTTTTGCAAGGAGCACCTTTTGTTGCGGCTAATGATGTAAAAATAACAGCTACCTACGTGCCAGATTTGGTACATACTGCCTTAGATTTATTGATTGATCGCGCAAATGGCATTTGGCACCTAACCAACCAGGGTTCTTATACCTGGGCCGAGTTAGCCAGATTAGTGGCAAATGTAGCTTTGTTAAAAAACGTGGTAATTCAGGAACAGCCCGTAAGTGTATTTCATTTACCGGCTTACCGGCCAAAAAACTCTGTTTTACAAAGTTCCAGAATCCGTTTGATGCCATCTATTGAAGATGCCTTGCACCGGTGCATACCAGCTTTAATGCAGGAATTACTGAAACAAAAAGAAGTAATAGATCAGGATGTAGATGTATTAGAAACAGAAGAAAACCTGAACCGGAAGTTAAGTGGTTAA
- a CDS encoding Ldh family oxidoreductase, whose amino-acid sequence MYSYQKLFTFTKNIFESIGCPKEDADLATEVLLSADLRGIDSHGVARLIGYVRLWESNRINATPSIKTVHETPSTAVIDGDSGLGLVVAPKAMDLAIQKAQVAGTGWVAVKNSNHFGIAGYHAMKALPHDMIGIAMTNASPLVAPTNSLERLLGTNPIAVAIPAQEQPAFVADFATTTAANGKLEILQRKNQEAPTGWIQDAQGNMSTNPNELKAGGALVPLGGDTGSHKGYCLGATVDIFSAVLSGANYGPWVPPFVSFLPVAPNLVGEGIGHFFGAIRIDAFRPASEFKTHMDNWITTFRNSKSKSSDQPVLIPGDPERLTSAKRLQEGIPLLDPVIKDLQSLAQRFSLSF is encoded by the coding sequence ATGTATTCGTATCAAAAGCTCTTCACATTTACTAAAAATATTTTCGAAAGCATCGGGTGCCCGAAAGAGGATGCTGACTTAGCCACGGAAGTATTACTTTCCGCTGATTTGCGGGGCATTGATTCGCATGGCGTAGCCCGGCTAATCGGTTACGTACGCCTTTGGGAAAGTAATCGAATTAATGCTACTCCTTCCATAAAAACCGTTCACGAAACTCCCAGTACCGCCGTGATAGATGGGGATAGTGGCCTTGGATTAGTTGTAGCTCCTAAAGCCATGGATTTGGCTATTCAAAAAGCACAAGTGGCGGGTACCGGTTGGGTTGCCGTTAAAAATTCAAATCATTTTGGTATTGCTGGTTACCACGCCATGAAAGCTTTACCGCACGATATGATTGGCATTGCAATGACGAACGCCAGCCCTTTAGTAGCCCCTACAAACTCTTTAGAACGTTTATTAGGTACTAACCCCATTGCTGTAGCCATTCCGGCCCAGGAGCAGCCCGCATTTGTAGCCGATTTTGCTACTACTACCGCCGCTAACGGTAAACTCGAAATTTTGCAACGGAAAAATCAGGAAGCGCCAACCGGCTGGATTCAGGATGCCCAAGGAAATATGTCAACTAACCCAAACGAATTAAAAGCAGGTGGTGCCCTAGTACCACTTGGTGGCGATACGGGAAGTCACAAAGGCTACTGTTTAGGTGCCACAGTCGATATTTTCTCGGCGGTATTATCGGGCGCTAATTATGGCCCCTGGGTACCGCCTTTTGTTAGCTTTCTGCCGGTAGCCCCCAATTTGGTAGGCGAAGGCATTGGTCATTTTTTTGGCGCTATACGTATTGATGCTTTCCGGCCAGCCAGTGAGTTTAAAACGCACATGGATAATTGGATTACCACCTTCCGCAACTCTAAATCAAAATCCAGCGATCAGCCAGTACTTATTCCCGGTGATCCCGAAAGACTTACCTCTGCTAAACGGCTGCAAGAAGGTATTCCTTTGTTAGACCCCGTAATTAAAGATTTACAAAGTTTAGCCCAACGTTTTTCATTAAGCTTTTAA
- a CDS encoding murein L,D-transpeptidase catalytic domain family protein, with the protein MVQENKGIIRKVKKGNRRIRRIIPFLAPFFFAHFSLPAGSNNHDTKTQKTHLSAATSEAIRFAAFQVDVYKLYEEIGLEQSGLSLDVFNEALLGYINLKAQGQLSDKKLLTVVDFNKPSTEKRLWVIDLAAKKVLFNSLVAHGKNSGDNIAQEFDNTVSSEKSSLGFYVTQNIYYGKHGKSLKLVGKDKDFNTNALERCVVMHGADYVSDNFIAQHGRLGRSQGCPALPMENYSKIIDEVKDKTCLFIHADKKDYNSDYLDAESALAYYTQSGNTII; encoded by the coding sequence ATGGTACAGGAAAATAAAGGTATTATCCGGAAAGTAAAAAAAGGGAATCGTCGCATCAGGCGTATTATTCCGTTTTTAGCGCCTTTTTTCTTTGCGCATTTTTCGCTGCCAGCCGGTAGTAATAATCATGATACTAAAACTCAGAAAACACATTTATCGGCGGCTACTTCCGAGGCAATCCGGTTTGCGGCTTTTCAGGTAGATGTTTATAAATTATACGAAGAGATTGGTTTAGAGCAAAGTGGTTTATCTCTGGATGTTTTTAACGAAGCTCTGCTGGGGTATATTAACTTGAAAGCGCAAGGCCAATTATCCGATAAAAAGTTATTAACCGTAGTAGATTTTAATAAACCGTCTACGGAGAAACGCCTTTGGGTAATTGATTTAGCTGCTAAAAAAGTACTTTTTAATTCGTTGGTGGCTCATGGTAAAAATTCCGGCGATAACATAGCCCAGGAATTTGACAATACCGTAAGTTCCGAGAAAAGTAGTTTAGGTTTTTACGTAACCCAAAATATTTATTACGGTAAGCACGGTAAATCGTTAAAACTGGTTGGTAAAGATAAAGATTTTAATACCAATGCTCTGGAGCGTTGCGTGGTTATGCACGGTGCCGATTATGTAAGCGATAATTTTATTGCGCAGCATGGGCGCTTAGGCCGCAGCCAAGGTTGCCCGGCTCTGCCTATGGAAAATTACTCAAAGATTATTGATGAGGTAAAAGATAAAACCTGTCTTTTTATTCACGCGGATAAAAAAGATTACAATTCGGATTATTTGGATGCGGAATCGGCTTTAGCTTATTACACGCAATCCGGAAACACAATTATATAA
- a CDS encoding FtsB family cell division protein, whose product MRIRVPRFVRSFYFISTVTFLVWMFFFDSNDFVTQYQMSKKLNDLETDKEYYLQKIAEVQKDRTELMSNPELLEKYAREKYYMKRPTEEVFILVKKKPEKK is encoded by the coding sequence ATGCGGATACGGGTGCCTAGATTTGTCAGAAGCTTTTACTTTATATCTACAGTAACATTTTTAGTGTGGATGTTTTTTTTTGATTCCAATGATTTTGTGACTCAATATCAGATGAGCAAAAAGTTGAATGATTTAGAAACTGATAAAGAATATTACTTGCAGAAAATAGCCGAAGTACAAAAAGATCGGACGGAACTCATGAGTAATCCGGAGCTTCTGGAAAAATATGCGCGGGAAAAATATTACATGAAACGCCCTACAGAAGAAGTATTTATTCTGGTAAAGAAAAAACCGGAGAAAAAATAA
- the eno gene encoding phosphopyruvate hydratase, with protein sequence MTLISSVKARQIFDSRGNPTVEVDVITDNGYIGRAAVPSGASTGKHEAVELRDGDKSQYMGKGVLNAVRNVNDIIADEIIGENVFEQNKLDTIMLELDGTSNKGKLGANAILGVSLAIARAAAEALGMPLYRYVGGVNANTLPVPMMNILNGGSHADNSIDFQEFMIMPVGASSFTEAMRWGSEIFHNLKNVLHKQGLSTNVGDEGGFAPNIKSNEDAIKVVLQAIEAAGRKPGDEVMIAMDAAASEFYDASTGQYHFKKSTGDKLTSSEMVSFWTDWSKKYPIISIEDGMDEDDWTGWKSLTESIGNQVQLVGDDLFVTNVNRLQRGIDEKIANAILIKVNQIGTLTETINAINLGRRNGYKSIMSHRSGETEDNTIADLAVALNTGQIKTGSASRSDRMAKYNQLLRIEEELGETAYFPGKKM encoded by the coding sequence ATGACTTTAATTTCAAGCGTAAAAGCACGTCAGATTTTCGATTCAAGAGGTAATCCTACGGTAGAAGTAGATGTAATCACAGATAATGGATATATCGGTCGTGCAGCAGTTCCATCAGGAGCTTCTACCGGTAAGCACGAAGCTGTTGAGTTACGGGATGGTGATAAATCGCAGTACATGGGTAAGGGCGTTTTAAACGCTGTGCGGAATGTTAACGATATAATTGCTGATGAAATAATTGGCGAAAATGTATTTGAGCAAAATAAGCTCGATACTATCATGTTAGAATTAGATGGTACTTCTAACAAAGGAAAACTAGGAGCTAATGCCATACTGGGCGTTTCTTTAGCCATTGCTCGGGCTGCGGCCGAGGCATTGGGGATGCCACTGTATCGTTACGTGGGTGGAGTAAATGCCAATACGTTACCAGTTCCTATGATGAATATCTTGAACGGTGGAAGCCATGCAGATAATTCAATAGATTTTCAGGAATTTATGATTATGCCCGTTGGAGCAAGCAGCTTTACCGAAGCGATGCGCTGGGGTTCTGAGATTTTCCATAATTTAAAAAATGTACTGCACAAACAAGGCTTATCTACCAACGTGGGCGATGAAGGAGGATTTGCTCCTAACATTAAATCCAACGAAGATGCCATTAAAGTAGTATTGCAGGCCATTGAAGCAGCCGGTCGGAAACCTGGCGACGAAGTAATGATTGCGATGGATGCTGCTGCTTCTGAGTTTTATGATGCCTCTACTGGCCAATACCACTTCAAAAAATCTACAGGAGATAAACTTACTTCTTCTGAAATGGTTAGTTTCTGGACAGATTGGAGTAAAAAATATCCGATTATCTCTATTGAAGATGGTATGGATGAAGATGACTGGACTGGCTGGAAATCATTAACGGAATCGATTGGCAACCAAGTACAATTAGTAGGCGACGATTTATTTGTAACAAACGTAAACCGGTTGCAAAGAGGAATTGATGAGAAAATAGCTAATGCTATTTTAATTAAAGTAAATCAGATTGGTACGTTAACCGAGACCATAAATGCTATTAACCTGGGCCGCAGAAATGGGTACAAGAGCATTATGAGTCACCGCTCTGGCGAAACGGAAGATAATACCATTGCCGATTTAGCGGTTGCTTTAAATACCGGTCAGATTAAAACAGGTTCTGCTTCACGTTCCGATCGGATGGCTAAATACAACCAATTACTACGCATAGAAGAAGAACTGGGAGAAACTGCTTACTTCCCGGGTAAAAAAATGTAA
- the carA gene encoding glutamine-hydrolyzing carbamoyl-phosphate synthase small subunit: MKEKKAVDAILLLADGTQWHGKSLGCIGTNSGELCFNTGMTGYQEIFTDPSYYGQIVITTVSHVGNYGVLNREVESEQIQIKGLVCKEFSDFFSRQSAEGSLQEYFEKAGIVGICEIDTRELVRHIRHKGAMNAIISSEISDVEVLKEKLNATPSMHGLELASQVSTSEEYTLKPENPEFKVAILDLGVKKNIIHNLVSRGCECKVFPFDTSFEEMEAWGPNGYFISNGPGDPAATTMAVESVNRILERDRPLFGICMGHQVLAQANGIATYKMHNGHRGLNHPVKNLITGKCEVTSQNHGFAVDAEAIKNNENVEVTHINLNDGTIEGIRIKGKKAFSVQYHPESSPGPHDSNYLFDNFIQLLKNG; the protein is encoded by the coding sequence ATGAAAGAGAAGAAAGCAGTTGATGCTATTTTATTATTGGCGGATGGTACGCAATGGCACGGAAAAAGCTTAGGGTGCATTGGTACTAATTCAGGTGAATTATGCTTTAACACCGGCATGACAGGATATCAAGAAATTTTTACGGATCCTTCTTATTACGGGCAAATTGTTATAACTACAGTTTCGCACGTAGGAAATTATGGTGTTCTTAACAGAGAAGTTGAATCAGAACAAATTCAAATTAAAGGATTAGTTTGTAAAGAGTTTTCTGATTTTTTCTCCCGTCAATCGGCTGAGGGTTCTTTACAAGAGTATTTTGAAAAAGCAGGCATAGTAGGTATATGCGAGATTGACACCCGAGAACTGGTGCGTCATATACGACACAAAGGTGCTATGAACGCCATTATATCTTCGGAAATTTCGGATGTTGAAGTTTTAAAAGAAAAGTTAAATGCCACTCCATCCATGCATGGACTGGAACTTGCTTCACAGGTAAGTACTTCAGAAGAATATACTTTAAAACCGGAGAATCCTGAATTTAAAGTAGCGATTTTGGACTTAGGAGTTAAGAAAAATATTATTCACAACTTAGTTAGCCGGGGATGTGAGTGTAAAGTTTTTCCGTTTGATACTTCGTTTGAAGAGATGGAAGCTTGGGGGCCTAATGGTTACTTTATTTCTAATGGCCCAGGCGACCCTGCGGCAACTACCATGGCAGTGGAAAGCGTAAACCGGATTTTGGAACGGGACAGACCTTTATTTGGCATTTGCATGGGGCATCAAGTTTTGGCTCAAGCTAATGGCATTGCCACATATAAAATGCATAACGGTCACCGGGGCTTAAATCATCCGGTAAAAAACTTAATAACCGGCAAATGCGAAGTTACTTCGCAAAACCACGGGTTTGCCGTAGATGCCGAAGCCATCAAAAATAACGAGAATGTAGAGGTAACTCACATTAATTTAAATGATGGAACCATTGAAGGTATCCGTATAAAAGGTAAAAAAGCATTTTCTGTTCAATACCATCCTGAGTCCTCGCCTGGGCCACACGATTCTAATTACCTTTTTGATAATTTCATTCAATTACTTAAAAATGGTTAA
- the rplQ gene encoding 50S ribosomal protein L17 — protein sequence MRHGKKINHLGRTSAHRKSMLSNMASSLILHKRVSTTVAKAKALRKYVEPLLTKSKSDTTHSRRTIFSYLQNKDSVKELFDQVSSKIANRPGGYTRILKTGNRLGDNADMCIIELVDYNEAMLGASGVASESKTRTRRRGGKKKDNASVASTTNDASTTTNNTDAPVATNEEV from the coding sequence ATGAGACACGGTAAAAAAATAAATCATTTAGGCAGAACATCGGCTCATCGTAAGTCAATGTTGTCTAACATGGCATCGTCATTGATCCTGCATAAACGGGTATCTACAACAGTTGCTAAAGCAAAAGCGCTACGTAAATATGTAGAACCTTTATTAACAAAATCTAAAAGTGATACTACTCACTCCAGAAGAACAATTTTCTCATACTTGCAAAACAAAGATTCTGTAAAAGAATTGTTTGATCAAGTTTCCAGCAAAATTGCAAATCGTCCGGGAGGGTACACCCGTATTCTTAAAACTGGCAATCGGTTAGGGGATAATGCGGATATGTGTATTATTGAGTTAGTAGATTATAACGAAGCAATGTTAGGTGCTTCTGGTGTTGCTTCCGAGTCAAAAACCAGAACTAGAAGAAGAGGTGGTAAGAAGAAAGATAATGCATCTGTTGCTTCTACTACTAATGATGCTTCTACAACAACTAACAATACCGATGCCCCTGTTGCAACTAACGAAGAAGTTTAA